In Thermogemmatispora onikobensis, the following proteins share a genomic window:
- a CDS encoding GNAT family N-acetyltransferase, with product MGEELFLSLMPDFEELAGQRVIVRPYREEDAPALFEAIQESRAHLRPWLPWADQHQRIEETRDWINRQRAAWLVRDIYNCTVISLADGQLLGGISLRPHDWQARVFEIGYWLRATATGRGYITEATQLLTSFALRQLGANRVFIRCDERNERSAAIPRRLGFVFEGCLRNEALAPDGQLRNTLVFALTPADHWQAGQ from the coding sequence ATGGGCGAAGAACTTTTCCTTAGCCTGATGCCCGATTTTGAAGAGCTGGCGGGTCAGCGTGTTATCGTAAGACCGTATCGTGAGGAGGACGCTCCTGCGCTTTTCGAGGCGATCCAGGAATCGCGCGCCCATCTGCGTCCCTGGCTGCCCTGGGCAGACCAGCATCAGCGTATTGAGGAGACGCGCGATTGGATCAATCGCCAGCGCGCTGCCTGGCTGGTGCGCGACATCTATAACTGTACGGTGATCAGTCTGGCCGATGGGCAACTCCTGGGAGGGATCAGTTTGAGGCCCCACGACTGGCAGGCGCGTGTCTTCGAGATCGGCTACTGGCTGCGTGCCACGGCCACTGGTCGGGGATATATCACAGAAGCAACGCAACTGCTGACCAGCTTTGCCTTGAGGCAGCTCGGAGCCAACCGCGTTTTTATCCGCTGCGATGAGCGTAACGAGCGCAGCGCCGCTATTCCGCGCCGCCTGGGTTTCGTCTTCGAGGGCTGCCTGCGTAACGAGGCCCTCGCTCCCGATGGCCAGCTCCGCAATACGCTGGTCTTTGCCTTGACACCGGCGGATCACTGGCAGGCCGGCCAGTAA